In one Blastococcus sp. Marseille-P5729 genomic region, the following are encoded:
- a CDS encoding MalY/PatB family protein → MTSQIFTLDTADLRARSSMKYRQYDADVLPLWVAEMDCALAPPIEQRLLEAVRIGDTGYRIVDGRLEQALAEYAAQHWRWQIDPEQVRVVGDVGVGMIELMRAHVDPGDRVVISSPIYPPFRSWTALAGGEVVDVPLRCEDDGWHFDLDGLRAAFAAGARVYLLCNPANPVGRAWRSEELGALADLAAEYDVLVIADEIHGPLPLEGASFTPFLTVSDAAREVGVSVLAASKAWNLAGLKCAQVVSADGRSRERAGRIPPQSSSSAGHLGMLASERAWAAGGQWLEQAVRELSANRDLLGELVATHLPQAGYVPAEATYLGWLDLSAYDWGADPAGKILTEARVALNPGPSFGATGAGFARINFACSPAVLTEAVERIGALAR, encoded by the coding sequence ATGACGAGCCAGATCTTCACCCTCGACACGGCAGACCTTCGCGCGCGTTCCAGCATGAAGTACCGGCAGTACGACGCCGACGTCCTGCCGTTGTGGGTGGCGGAGATGGACTGTGCGCTCGCGCCGCCGATCGAGCAGCGGCTGCTGGAGGCCGTCCGGATCGGCGACACCGGGTACCGGATCGTGGACGGCCGCTTGGAACAGGCACTTGCGGAGTACGCGGCCCAGCACTGGAGGTGGCAGATCGACCCGGAGCAGGTGCGGGTGGTCGGGGACGTCGGCGTCGGCATGATCGAGCTGATGCGCGCGCATGTCGACCCCGGTGACCGGGTCGTGATCAGCTCACCGATCTATCCACCCTTCCGGTCCTGGACCGCGCTGGCCGGCGGCGAGGTGGTCGACGTGCCGTTGCGGTGCGAGGACGACGGCTGGCACTTCGACCTCGATGGACTGCGGGCGGCGTTCGCGGCCGGTGCGCGGGTCTATTTGCTGTGCAACCCGGCGAATCCGGTCGGGCGGGCGTGGCGATCGGAGGAGCTGGGCGCGTTGGCCGACCTCGCAGCGGAGTACGACGTGCTGGTGATCGCCGACGAGATCCACGGACCGCTGCCGTTGGAGGGCGCGTCGTTCACGCCCTTCCTGACGGTCAGCGATGCGGCGCGCGAGGTCGGGGTGAGCGTGCTGGCCGCGAGCAAGGCGTGGAACCTCGCGGGCTTGAAGTGCGCCCAGGTGGTCTCGGCCGACGGCCGCAGCCGGGAGCGGGCCGGCCGGATCCCGCCGCAGTCCTCGTCGTCCGCCGGACACCTCGGGATGCTCGCCTCGGAGCGAGCGTGGGCCGCGGGTGGCCAGTGGCTGGAGCAGGCCGTACGAGAGCTGTCGGCGAACCGCGACCTGCTGGGCGAGCTGGTCGCGACACACCTCCCCCAGGCCGGCTATGTGCCCGCGGAGGCGACCTACCTGGGCTGGCTGGACCTCTCGGCGTACGACTGGGGTGCCGACCCCGCCGGCAAGATCCTGACCGAGGCGCGAGTGGCGCTGAACCCGGGCCCCAGCTTCGGGGCGACGGGGGCGGGCTTCGCCCGGATCAACTTCGCCTGCTCGCCCGCCGTGCTCACCGAGGCCGTGGAGCGGATCGGCGCGCTGGCCCGATAG
- a CDS encoding LppX_LprAFG lipoprotein has product MRALMALVSIPVLTLAAACTGDSSDGGEAADPTELVQQAGDTFAEAGAVSFTLDSEGVPDDVNGVSAADGSGVIDSAEPKFSGSITGRVQGVTGSLEIIAIGQEAWMKFFTPGYEPVDLATLGAPNPAMFFHPTDGLPSLLAATTDLASEGQKRQGSDIINEVSGSVPAAPVKELLELGDGTGEYDAVYGITDDGELRTIKVTGDFYEGATSTYSIVVKDYGKTVEITRP; this is encoded by the coding sequence ATGCGAGCGCTGATGGCCCTGGTGAGCATTCCGGTACTTACGCTGGCGGCCGCGTGCACCGGGGACAGCTCCGACGGCGGTGAGGCAGCCGACCCGACCGAGCTCGTCCAGCAGGCCGGCGACACATTCGCCGAGGCCGGTGCGGTCTCGTTCACGCTCGACAGCGAGGGCGTTCCGGACGACGTCAACGGGGTCAGCGCCGCCGACGGATCCGGAGTCATCGACTCGGCCGAGCCGAAGTTCTCCGGGTCGATTACCGGCCGGGTCCAGGGCGTCACCGGCAGCCTCGAGATCATCGCGATCGGCCAGGAGGCGTGGATGAAGTTCTTCACCCCGGGCTACGAACCGGTGGATCTGGCGACCCTCGGCGCGCCCAATCCAGCGATGTTCTTCCATCCGACCGACGGACTGCCGTCCCTGCTGGCGGCGACGACCGACCTGGCCTCCGAGGGCCAGAAGCGTCAGGGCAGCGACATCATCAACGAGGTCAGCGGTTCGGTGCCCGCGGCCCCGGTGAAAGAGCTGCTCGAGCTCGGCGACGGCACCGGCGAGTACGACGCCGTCTACGGCATCACCGACGACGGTGAGCTGCGCACCATCAAGGTCACCGGCGACTTCTACGAGGGCGCCACCTCGACCTACTCCATCGTGGTGAAGGACTACGGGAAGACCGTTGAGATCACCCGCCCCTAG
- a CDS encoding ribokinase, which yields MGIVVLGSANVDVVIGLERIPAPGETVITETSDRGRGGKGNNQAIAAARAGAPTRFIGAVGSDATGEFLLAGLSEAGIGTELVRRCEGVTSGTAYVMVDRHAENAIVVVAGANGRLTGLTGAEQRALQQADVLLMQLEVPMRTVVDAARTTRAAGGYVMLNAAPYADLPDELVNNLDLLIVNEPEAALAAGVKEGARSPDELADIITRRIPDVLITLGAEGSMLARRGQQPVRIRAPKVPAVDTTAAGDTFVGAYAAATVRGLDEHGCLQFASSAAALAVQRPGAVASIPHLADIDAALGEFYPETPPEA from the coding sequence ATGGGAATCGTCGTCCTGGGCAGTGCGAACGTCGATGTCGTCATCGGGCTGGAGCGGATCCCGGCGCCCGGCGAGACCGTGATCACCGAGACCTCCGATCGCGGCCGCGGTGGCAAGGGCAACAATCAGGCGATCGCGGCCGCCCGCGCCGGGGCCCCCACCCGGTTCATCGGCGCGGTGGGCTCCGACGCCACCGGCGAGTTCCTTCTCGCAGGGCTGTCTGAGGCCGGCATCGGCACCGAGCTGGTGCGGCGCTGCGAGGGCGTCACCAGCGGTACGGCGTACGTCATGGTCGACCGGCACGCCGAGAACGCGATCGTGGTGGTCGCGGGCGCGAACGGCCGGCTCACCGGGCTGACCGGCGCTGAGCAGCGGGCCCTGCAGCAGGCCGACGTACTGCTGATGCAGCTAGAGGTGCCGATGCGCACAGTCGTCGACGCTGCCCGCACGACCCGCGCGGCCGGTGGCTACGTCATGCTGAACGCCGCGCCGTACGCCGACCTGCCCGATGAGCTGGTGAACAATCTCGACCTGCTGATCGTGAACGAGCCCGAGGCGGCGCTCGCCGCCGGGGTGAAGGAGGGCGCACGCTCTCCCGACGAGCTCGCCGACATCATCACCCGACGCATCCCCGACGTGCTCATCACGCTCGGTGCGGAAGGATCCATGCTCGCCCGTCGCGGACAACAGCCGGTGCGGATCCGAGCGCCCAAGGTGCCGGCGGTCGACACGACGGCAGCGGGCGACACCTTCGTCGGCGCGTACGCCGCCGCCACGGTCCGCGGACTCGACGAGCATGGCTGCCTGCAGTTCGCCTCGAGCGCCGCGGCTCTCGCGGTACAGCGGCCTGGCGCCGTCGCCTCCATCCCGCACCTGGCCGACATCGACGCCGCGTTGGGAGAGTTCTACCCGGAAACGCCGCCGGAGGCCTAG
- a CDS encoding DUF2020 domain-containing protein: MRTGGPRLLLAACLFAAGCSTAAPQDSADSDTSAPAATAGQPSETGASDAAPSDAVPTSASAQASTVDGPCPYLEQDFIELTIGQRIGKVSVTTTTPAYGPLPRCDFQRGSGEPAAVVDTRTIEAGQGLEKALEAVPGGNPVDVGEGGSVQVYNGEDRTELAAYEGTTLVTVRLNQESSLEAIEIAGQVFASI; this comes from the coding sequence ATGCGTACGGGAGGACCGCGACTGCTCCTGGCTGCGTGCCTGTTTGCCGCCGGTTGCAGCACCGCAGCCCCGCAGGACAGCGCGGACTCGGATACATCCGCCCCGGCCGCCACTGCCGGGCAGCCATCCGAGACCGGCGCCTCCGACGCCGCGCCGAGCGATGCCGTACCCACCTCGGCCTCGGCACAGGCCTCGACCGTCGACGGCCCCTGCCCGTATCTCGAGCAGGACTTCATCGAGCTCACGATCGGTCAGCGAATCGGCAAGGTCAGCGTCACGACAACGACGCCGGCGTACGGCCCGTTGCCTCGCTGTGACTTCCAGCGCGGCAGCGGTGAGCCCGCTGCGGTCGTCGACACCCGTACCATCGAGGCCGGTCAAGGCCTGGAGAAGGCCCTCGAGGCAGTTCCGGGCGGCAACCCCGTCGACGTCGGTGAGGGCGGGTCGGTCCAGGTGTACAACGGTGAGGACCGAACCGAGCTCGCAGCGTACGAAGGCACCACGCTCGTCACGGTCAGACTCAACCAGGAAAGCTCGCTCGAAGCCATCGAGATCGCCGGGCAGGTCTTCGCCAGCATCTGA
- a CDS encoding rhomboid family intramembrane serine protease, with the protein MTYPPSAGAPSPSEGYGAPAHCYRHPDRQTGLACTRCERPICPDCLNPAAVGFQCPECVAEGRASLSQPSVRRTALVRSHVQPVVTYGLIALNVLMYVATVVQSGSVSNNQYSGLFQDLAMWGPLVRQGEVWRMGSSTFLHYGLTHVAVNMISLFIIGRDIEQVLGKWRYLLVYLLAGLGGSVAVLLFTPNAVVAGASGSVFGLLGAAGVIMLRNKQNMQPLIGILVLNAVISFMPGISLAAHLGGLLVGAALTFLLVQLTPSRR; encoded by the coding sequence TTGACCTACCCGCCGTCCGCCGGAGCGCCGTCCCCCAGCGAGGGGTACGGCGCTCCGGCGCACTGCTACCGGCATCCGGATCGCCAGACCGGTCTGGCGTGCACGCGCTGCGAGCGCCCGATCTGCCCCGACTGCCTCAACCCCGCCGCCGTCGGGTTCCAGTGCCCGGAGTGCGTCGCCGAAGGCCGCGCGTCGCTGAGTCAGCCGTCGGTGCGGCGTACGGCGCTGGTCCGCTCACACGTACAGCCGGTCGTCACCTACGGCTTGATCGCGCTCAACGTGCTGATGTACGTCGCGACGGTCGTGCAGTCCGGCAGCGTCAGCAACAACCAGTACTCCGGGCTGTTCCAGGACCTCGCGATGTGGGGGCCGCTGGTGCGGCAGGGCGAGGTCTGGCGGATGGGCAGCTCGACCTTCCTGCACTACGGGCTGACACACGTCGCGGTGAACATGATCTCGCTGTTCATCATCGGCCGCGACATCGAGCAGGTGCTCGGCAAGTGGCGCTATCTGCTGGTCTACCTGCTCGCGGGCCTCGGTGGTTCGGTCGCTGTCCTGCTCTTCACCCCGAATGCGGTGGTGGCCGGTGCCTCCGGATCGGTGTTCGGGCTGCTCGGCGCGGCGGGCGTGATCATGCTGCGCAACAAGCAAAACATGCAGCCGCTCATCGGCATCCTCGTGCTGAACGCCGTGATCTCGTTCATGCCCGGCATCTCGCTCGCTGCGCATCTCGGTGGCTTGCTCGTGGGCGCCGCGCTCACCTTCCTGCTGGTGCAGCTCACACCCAGCCGCCGCTAA
- a CDS encoding MFS transporter translates to MRSPAPRALLATAAIAVALAAADTYVVVLALTDMMAGVGVGIGALQQATPIISGFLLGYVAVLPLIGRIADLTSRQKVLLWCLIVFVAGSALTALAHDLPTLVAGRVVQGVGGGGLVPATLAIVGELWPPDRRGVPLGIVGAVQEIGSVVGPLLGALVLAVADWRAIFWLNAVLGVLLALMVLLLGRARSPETADPRQRNRPPYAAASRSRSVLRAGVWVLGAAITALALAAPESLVTSVAYGGPFVPFEGASSRLLTPIGVTGLTLLALATALTAPALWPLLRQADLPGALLLGGALGCIVVTFAAAEPEREVVGPLGYALLPVAALLTAGFLWHQRRPAHPVVPRGPLPRRSVIALVVSLLVGVALVAGVVDVPVLAHLTHTDSQVGAAFVLVRFLIAVPVGAFLGGAALRRCGDGLVTAVGLALAAAGLAIMATWGEGSLRSAASYVVLVAVGLGVGLALAPVNNTMLAETGRALHGTVSSLVVVARMVGMVVGLAVLTGIGLHAYYREVEALPDRTDGDALLQAGLVQVHAVFIGAALAAALGAALAVALGVRRRTAAVAERIVTIG, encoded by the coding sequence TTGAGATCACCCGCCCCTAGGGCGCTACTGGCCACCGCCGCCATCGCCGTCGCCCTGGCGGCCGCCGACACCTACGTCGTCGTGCTCGCGCTGACCGACATGATGGCCGGTGTCGGGGTTGGGATCGGCGCGCTGCAGCAGGCCACCCCGATCATCAGCGGGTTCCTGCTCGGCTACGTCGCGGTGCTCCCACTGATCGGCCGGATAGCAGACCTGACCTCGCGGCAGAAGGTGCTGTTGTGGTGCCTGATTGTTTTCGTCGCCGGGTCGGCCCTCACCGCGCTCGCCCACGACCTGCCGACCCTGGTCGCGGGGCGGGTGGTCCAAGGAGTCGGCGGTGGCGGCCTGGTGCCGGCGACGCTCGCGATCGTCGGCGAGCTGTGGCCACCGGACCGGCGCGGCGTACCGCTGGGCATCGTCGGCGCCGTGCAGGAGATCGGCAGCGTCGTCGGCCCCCTGCTCGGTGCGCTCGTGCTCGCAGTCGCCGATTGGCGAGCGATCTTCTGGCTCAACGCGGTCCTCGGCGTCCTGCTCGCCCTGATGGTTCTCCTCCTCGGGCGTGCCCGGTCACCCGAGACCGCGGACCCCCGCCAGCGGAACCGCCCGCCGTACGCCGCCGCCTCGCGGTCCCGGTCCGTGCTCCGCGCCGGCGTGTGGGTGCTCGGTGCGGCGATCACGGCGCTGGCGCTCGCGGCGCCCGAGTCGCTGGTGACCTCGGTGGCGTACGGCGGACCGTTCGTGCCCTTCGAGGGGGCGTCGTCCCGACTGCTGACCCCCATCGGCGTCACCGGCCTGACGCTGCTGGCGCTCGCGACCGCCTTGACCGCTCCCGCGCTCTGGCCACTGCTGCGTCAGGCCGATCTGCCCGGGGCGCTCCTCCTCGGTGGTGCCCTCGGGTGCATCGTGGTCACCTTCGCCGCGGCCGAGCCGGAGCGCGAGGTCGTCGGCCCACTGGGATACGCCCTGCTTCCGGTCGCCGCGCTGCTTACCGCGGGCTTCCTGTGGCACCAGCGGCGGCCCGCCCATCCTGTGGTCCCGCGTGGACCGCTCCCCCGCCGCAGCGTCATCGCCCTCGTCGTCAGCCTGCTGGTCGGGGTGGCGCTCGTGGCGGGCGTCGTGGACGTGCCGGTGCTGGCGCACCTGACCCACACCGATTCGCAGGTCGGCGCGGCTTTCGTGCTCGTGCGCTTCCTCATCGCTGTCCCGGTGGGTGCGTTCCTCGGCGGCGCTGCGCTGCGCCGGTGCGGTGACGGGCTGGTAACCGCCGTCGGCCTCGCCCTCGCGGCGGCAGGGCTGGCGATCATGGCGACCTGGGGCGAGGGCTCGCTGCGCTCGGCAGCGTCGTACGTCGTCCTCGTCGCCGTGGGCCTCGGCGTCGGGCTCGCGCTCGCTCCCGTCAACAACACAATGCTGGCTGAGACCGGCCGCGCGCTGCACGGGACGGTGTCCTCGCTGGTGGTCGTCGCGCGCATGGTCGGCATGGTCGTAGGCCTGGCGGTGCTGACCGGCATTGGCCTGCACGCTTACTACCGCGAGGTCGAGGCACTGCCGGACCGCACGGACGGTGACGCCTTGCTGCAGGCCGGGCTCGTCCAGGTGCACGCGGTGTTCATCGGGGCGGCGCTCGCGGCGGCACTCGGGGCTGCGCTGGCCGTCGCGCTCGGGGTGCGCCGGCGGACAGCCGCTGTGGCGGAGCGCATAGTCACGATTGGGTGA
- a CDS encoding rhomboid family intramembrane serine protease, which produces MTSAEQQVVRNETRSFLRKPWILSVSIACLVTIIYVWNVLAGGSKLSDTTPAPTLRTLSLVPARVVEGELYRLFTANLLYSSVWSLLASVLTLVVVGTAVESRWGVRRYLASTVITALGATLPVLLFEPAVSRWATGNGAVMGLIGAAFVVATRAGYNRLVISVVAAIDVIVYVWFTPESTIWAPLGGIASGAIIAMLLIAAPDDRRRNRIQALLLGSFFLLLCAIVAFHVISR; this is translated from the coding sequence ATGACATCCGCCGAGCAGCAGGTGGTGCGCAACGAGACGCGGTCTTTCCTTCGCAAGCCGTGGATACTGTCGGTCTCGATCGCGTGCCTCGTCACGATCATCTACGTCTGGAACGTGCTTGCCGGCGGTTCCAAGCTCAGTGACACGACCCCGGCCCCGACGCTGCGCACGCTGAGCCTCGTGCCCGCGCGGGTGGTCGAAGGCGAGCTGTACCGGCTGTTCACCGCCAACCTGCTCTACTCCAGCGTCTGGTCCTTGCTGGCTTCGGTGCTGACGCTCGTGGTTGTCGGCACGGCCGTCGAGTCACGGTGGGGCGTTCGCCGATATCTGGCGTCCACCGTGATCACGGCGCTCGGCGCGACCCTACCGGTGCTGCTGTTCGAGCCGGCCGTCTCTCGCTGGGCAACTGGCAACGGTGCAGTCATGGGCCTGATCGGTGCCGCCTTCGTCGTGGCGACACGGGCCGGGTATAACCGGCTGGTCATCTCGGTCGTGGCGGCCATCGACGTGATCGTCTACGTCTGGTTCACCCCGGAGTCCACGATCTGGGCACCGCTGGGCGGCATCGCGAGCGGCGCGATCATCGCCATGCTGCTGATCGCCGCACCCGACGACCGCCGGCGCAACAGGATCCAGGCGCTCCTGCTCGGCTCGTTCTTCCTGCTGCTGTGCGCGATCGTCGCCTTCCACGTCATCAGCCGGTAG
- a CDS encoding peptidylprolyl isomerase gives MTFATLHTNKGDIRVELFDNHAPKTVRNFVELAEGSREWTHPGTNKKTNDPLYDGVIFHRIIQGFMIQGGDPLGQGFGGPGYVFDDEIHPELQFDKKYQLAMANAGKRGGKGTNGSQFFITTTAPNWLNGKHTIFGEVADDESKKVVDAIEAVATDRNDKPLEDVVINSVTIEK, from the coding sequence ATGACCTTCGCAACCCTGCACACGAATAAAGGCGACATCCGGGTCGAGCTGTTCGACAACCACGCCCCCAAGACGGTCCGCAACTTCGTCGAGCTCGCTGAAGGCTCGCGTGAGTGGACGCATCCCGGCACCAACAAGAAGACCAACGACCCGCTGTACGACGGCGTCATCTTCCACCGCATCATCCAGGGTTTCATGATCCAGGGCGGTGACCCGCTCGGTCAGGGCTTCGGCGGCCCGGGCTATGTCTTCGACGATGAGATCCACCCCGAGCTGCAGTTCGACAAGAAGTACCAGCTCGCCATGGCGAACGCCGGCAAGCGCGGCGGCAAGGGCACCAACGGCTCGCAGTTCTTCATCACGACCACGGCGCCGAACTGGCTCAACGGCAAGCACACTATCTTCGGTGAGGTCGCGGACGACGAGTCGAAGAAGGTCGTCGACGCGATCGAGGCCGTCGCCACCGACCGCAACGACAAGCCGCTCGAGGACGTCGTCATCAACTCGGTCACCATCGAGAAGTAG
- a CDS encoding Ig-like domain repeat protein, translated as MTLARTRRALSAAISLIAALLLLSACATGAPQEGSSPTAAGPLSSEATSSDPPPTTSEAPPSSAEPTPTPETTTPAPTTTSEAPAVDQPTVVYTKAAATVNPGEAVQVTITVQTPNPGVPFGDVTLMVDGAPYASATLNQAGSMSFTLKNLTEGDHTYQGVFAGNPTYLASQSNTKMIHVLTAAEIEAAKKKKEEQAAAAANNPCPANAKACIDLTNNTTWLQSNGVVTAGPFKQIAGRAGHRTPTGMFTVQWKNKDHKSQEFNQAPMPYAIFFTTTGVAFHVGSLSTPSHGCIHLSESAAKIYWDALNPGDRVYVFGSAQY; from the coding sequence ATGACGCTGGCCCGTACCCGACGCGCGCTGTCGGCCGCGATCTCCTTGATCGCGGCGCTGTTGCTGCTCAGCGCCTGCGCCACCGGCGCCCCGCAGGAGGGCTCCTCACCGACCGCCGCCGGCCCCTTGTCGAGCGAAGCGACCAGCAGTGATCCGCCGCCCACGACGTCCGAGGCTCCGCCGAGCTCAGCTGAGCCCACGCCCACCCCGGAGACGACGACCCCGGCGCCCACGACGACGTCGGAGGCACCGGCCGTTGACCAGCCGACCGTCGTCTACACCAAGGCCGCCGCCACCGTGAATCCAGGCGAAGCGGTCCAGGTGACGATTACCGTCCAGACCCCCAACCCGGGAGTCCCGTTCGGCGACGTAACCCTCATGGTGGACGGCGCGCCGTACGCCTCGGCCACGCTCAACCAGGCCGGCAGCATGTCGTTCACCCTCAAGAACCTCACCGAGGGCGACCACACCTACCAGGGCGTGTTCGCGGGCAACCCGACCTACCTGGCCTCGCAGAGCAACACCAAGATGATCCACGTGCTCACTGCCGCGGAGATCGAGGCTGCCAAGAAGAAGAAGGAAGAGCAGGCGGCCGCCGCGGCCAACAACCCCTGCCCGGCCAACGCGAAGGCGTGCATCGACCTGACCAACAACACCACCTGGTTGCAGTCCAACGGCGTGGTCACGGCCGGACCGTTCAAGCAGATCGCCGGCCGCGCCGGGCATCGCACCCCCACCGGCATGTTCACCGTCCAGTGGAAGAACAAGGACCACAAGTCCCAGGAGTTCAACCAGGCGCCAATGCCGTACGCAATCTTCTTCACCACCACTGGCGTCGCCTTCCACGTCGGCTCGCTCAGCACCCCGTCGCACGGCTGCATCCATCTCAGCGAGAGCGCGGCGAAGATCTACTGGGATGCCCTCAATCCCGGCGACCGCGTGTACGTCTTCGGATCGGCGCAGTACTAG
- a CDS encoding thiolase family protein has translation MRDAVICEAVRTPVGKRNGALSGVHAADLSAAVLKGLAERSGIDPSVVDDVIWGCVSQVGEQTFDIARTAVLTAGWPESVPGTTVDRQCGSSQQALAFAAAGVIAGQYDVAVAGGVEMMSRVPMGSATSNKDLGSPIPQAFSDRYDGIRMPNQGIGAEMIAEQWGLSRTALDEFSIASHEKAAKAQDDGLFDSQILPIETADGVVSKDEGIRRGSTVEKLAQLPTPFKEDGVVSAGNASQISDGSAALLVTTSEKAKELGLKPLVRVHTTVLAGSDPIIMLTAPIPATQKVLERSGLSIGDIGAFEVNEAFASVPMAWLKDTGADQSKLNPNGGAIALGHPLGGSGARLMTTLIHHMVENKVQYGLQTMCEGGGQANATILELL, from the coding sequence ATGCGCGACGCCGTCATCTGCGAAGCCGTACGCACCCCGGTCGGAAAGCGCAACGGTGCGCTGTCCGGCGTCCACGCCGCCGATCTGTCGGCCGCCGTGCTGAAGGGCCTGGCCGAGCGCTCGGGCATCGATCCGTCCGTCGTCGATGACGTCATCTGGGGCTGCGTCTCCCAGGTCGGCGAGCAGACCTTCGACATCGCGAGGACCGCCGTCCTCACCGCCGGGTGGCCGGAGTCGGTGCCGGGCACCACCGTCGATCGTCAGTGCGGGTCCTCGCAGCAGGCCCTCGCGTTCGCCGCCGCGGGTGTCATCGCGGGGCAGTACGACGTCGCCGTCGCGGGCGGCGTCGAGATGATGTCGCGGGTTCCGATGGGCTCGGCGACCTCCAACAAGGACCTCGGCAGCCCGATCCCCCAGGCCTTCAGCGACCGCTACGACGGCATCCGAATGCCCAACCAGGGCATCGGCGCGGAGATGATCGCCGAGCAGTGGGGCCTGTCGCGCACCGCGCTCGACGAGTTCTCGATCGCCTCGCACGAGAAGGCCGCCAAGGCTCAGGACGACGGCCTGTTCGATTCGCAGATCCTGCCGATCGAGACCGCCGACGGCGTGGTCAGCAAGGACGAGGGCATCCGCCGTGGCTCGACCGTCGAGAAGCTCGCGCAACTGCCGACTCCGTTCAAGGAGGACGGCGTCGTCTCGGCCGGCAATGCCTCGCAGATCTCCGACGGCTCGGCGGCGCTGCTGGTCACCACCAGCGAGAAGGCCAAGGAGCTCGGCCTCAAGCCGCTCGTGCGCGTGCACACGACCGTGCTGGCCGGCTCGGACCCGATCATCATGCTGACCGCGCCGATCCCGGCTACCCAGAAGGTGCTCGAGCGCTCTGGTCTGTCGATCGGCGACATCGGCGCGTTTGAGGTCAACGAGGCCTTCGCCTCGGTCCCGATGGCGTGGCTGAAGGACACCGGTGCCGACCAGTCCAAGCTCAACCCCAACGGTGGCGCGATCGCTCTTGGTCACCCGCTCGGCGGATCGGGCGCCCGCCTGATGACCACCCTCATCCACCACATGGTCGAGAACAAGGTGCAGTACGGCCTGCAGACCATGTGCGAGGGCGGCGGCCAGGCCAACGCGACCATCCTCGAGCTGCTCTAA